One Microcebus murinus isolate Inina chromosome 7, M.murinus_Inina_mat1.0, whole genome shotgun sequence genomic region harbors:
- the GEM gene encoding GTP-binding protein GEM, with translation MTLNNVTMRQGTVGMQPQQQRWSIPADGRHLMVQKEPHQYHHHHSRHSPAPEDHCRQSWSSDSTDSVISSESGNTYYRVVLIGEQGVGKSTLANIFAGVHDSMDSDCEVLGEDTYERTLIVDGESATIILLDMWENKGENDWLQDHCMQVGDAYLIVYSITDRASFEKASELRIQLRRARQTEDIPIILVGNKSDLVRCREVSVSEGRACAVVFDCKFIETSAAVQHNVKELFEGIVRQVRLRRDSKEKNERRLAYQKRRESIPRKARRFWGKIVAKNNKNMAFKLKSKSCHDLSVL, from the exons ATGACTCTGAATAATGTCACCATGCGCCAGGGCACCGTGGGCATGCAGCCGCAGCAGCAGCGCTGGAGCATCCCAGCCGATGGCAGGCACCTGATGGTACAGAAAGAGCCTCATCagtaccaccaccaccacagccgCCACTCCCCTGCCCCCGAGGACCACTGCCGCCAAAGCTGGTCCTCTGACTCCACAGACTCAGTCATCTCCTCCGAGTCAGGGAACACCTACTACCGGGTGGTGCTCATAGGGGAGCAGGGGGTGGGCAAGTCCACTCTGGCCAACATCTTTGCAGGCGTGCACGACAGCATGGACAGCGACTGCGAAGTGCTGGGAG AAGATACGTACGAACGAACCCTGATTGTCGATGGGGAAAGCGCAACAATTATACTCCTGGATATGTGGGAAAATAAG GGGGAGAACGATTGGCTCCAAGACCACTGCATGCAAGTTGGGGACGCCTACCTGATTGTCTACTCCATCACAGACCGAGCGAGCTTTGAGAAGGCGTCTGAGCTGCGAATCCAGCTCCGCAGGGCCCGGCAGACAGAGGACATTCCTATAAttttggttggcaacaaaagtgacTTAGTGCGGTGCCGGGAAGTGTCTGTGTCAG AAGGGAGGGCGTGCGCCGTGGTGTTCGACTGCAAGTTCATCGAGACCTCCGCGGCTGTCCAGCACAACGTGAAGGAGCTGTTCGAGGGCATCGTGCGGCAGGTGCGCCTGCGGCGGGACAGCAAGGAGAAGAACGAGCGGCGGCTGGCCTACcagaagaggagggagagcaTCCCCAGGAAAGCCAGGCGCTTCTGGGGCAAGATCGTGGCCAAGAACAACAAGAATATGGCCTTCAAGCTCAAGTCCAAATCCTGCCATGACCTCTCTGTGCTCTAG